In the genome of Paenibacillus pabuli, the window AGAGGCTGTCTCGATCCCGGTTATCGGGAACGGAGACGTATCTTCACCGGAAGATGCCCGTCGCATGTTGGATGAAACAGGCTGTGACGGGGTTATGATCGGTCGTGCAGCCTTGGGTAACCCATGGATGTTGTATCGTACCATTCAATACTTGAGTTCCGGCGAACTGCTTCCTGACCCGAATGCGGAAGAGAAAATCCGGGTTGCCATTTTGCATATGGACCGTCTGATTGCATTGAAGGGTGAGGCTGTTGCTGTTCGCGAGATGCGTAAACATCTGGCTTGGTATTTGAAAGGTCTCAAAGGATCTGCTCGCATCAAGGACGTAATTATGGAAGAAACGAAACGTGATGAGATGGTGCACATTCTGGAGAACTTTGTAGGCCAGCTGCATATCGAAGGCAATCTGGAGTCAGAACCAGCAGTAGCCGAAAATGCATCCTGATCTGCTAATGTAAAACGTTTACAGCTATAGGGGGCGTAACATTGACTTTTCGAGACCGTTACCCTATAATTTCACAGTATAAATTCGCCATGTGCGTCATAAGGCTAGTGCATCAGGAGGAACGTTCCGAACGTTCTGTTTCTCCGGAGAACTTCATATAGTTTTGAAGATGTATGCGGGCGGAGCTCTGTAAACAGCATTGGTTCCGTCGCCGTGCAATCAAATTATTCCCATGACAGGAGAATCGGTTGAGATGAGCGATAAGGAAGTTATCCTTACACCAGAGGGACTTAAGAAGCTTGAAGAAGAACTGGAAATGCTGAAATCGGTGAAGCGCCGCGAAGTGGCTGAACGGATTAAGGTAGCTATCGGGTATGGAGATATTAGTGAAAACTCCGAATACGAAGATGCGAAGAACGAGCAGGCTTTCATTGAAGGCCGCATTATCACTTTGGAGAAATTGCTCCGGAACGCGCGGATTATCAACAGCGACGAGATTGATACCGAAGCCGTAAGCGTGGGTGCAACAGTTACTGTAGAAGATCTGGAATTCGGTGATATCACGGAATATACAATCGTAGGTACCGCGGAATCCAATCCGCTACAAAACAAAATATCGAACGAGAGCCCTGTTGGAAAAGCTATTCTGGGCAAGAAAAAAGGTACGGTTGTTGATGTAAGTGTGCCTGCTGGCGTAATTCAATATAAAATTGTAGACATCAAAAAGTAATATAAGCAATGAAGCAGTCGGGTACTGAGACAAAAGCTTCCTTAGGGAAGCTTTTTTCAACATTGGAGGCAGCATGCCTCTGAAGATGCCTGCAATGTAAATAAGGAGATGAATATAGATCATGACGGATGAAGTCTTGAATCAGGAAACCGAACTAAGTGAGCTTTTACAAATTCGCCGCGACAAATTGGACGAGCTCCGCAAATTGGGAATCGACCCTTTTGGCCAAAAATACGTACGTACGGAAGAAGCCGGCTCCATTCTGAAGAAGTATGATGAACTGACGAAGGAAGAGCTGGAAGAGAAGCACATCGAAGTCAGTATTGCCGGACGGATTATGGCGAAGCGGGGAATGGGTAAAGCGAGCTTTGCACATATTCAGGACCTGAGCGGCAGAATCCAGATCTATGTTCGTCAGGATACTGTGCCGGAAGACAAATATGCCGCGTTCAGCCTGCTCGATTTAGGGGATATTGTAGGGGTATCGGGTGTAATCTTCAAGACCAAGACAGGTGAAACT includes:
- the greA gene encoding transcription elongation factor GreA, whose protein sequence is MSDKEVILTPEGLKKLEEELEMLKSVKRREVAERIKVAIGYGDISENSEYEDAKNEQAFIEGRIITLEKLLRNARIINSDEIDTEAVSVGATVTVEDLEFGDITEYTIVGTAESNPLQNKISNESPVGKAILGKKKGTVVDVSVPAGVIQYKIVDIKK